The following DNA comes from Watersipora subatra chromosome 8, tzWatSuba1.1, whole genome shotgun sequence.
ATTATGGTGGCAGCGTGTATAATTAAAAATCATGTtataataaaattcacattgctAATACAATAGTTGCTAAACAGATTGATTTACTAATATTTCTAATTCAAGTTAGCAAATCAAATAGTGacaacaaaatataaatgttttcattatttattgacaagtttaacttaaataaacATCCAAAGTTTAGGCTGCGTACAAGTATtttagaataataaataattaatattgttAGTAACTTATTCTTATGGAGTTATATTACAAAAGTTATCAATGTTCTCACAGTAATTACTGAGCACTCTATTGTTTTCATGCTAGGTATTTCAAGTCTTTTCAAAGACATACATGCACTTATACATTATTTCTTGAAAATATCTTTTAAAAGCAGCTTGTAGTTTAAATCTGTATTGTGTCAGTCAAATACTTAGTCTCAAAAAACAACGTGGATGTGAATGAGatttaagaaagaaaatatattaaacTAGCTATTTCAAGATTTACCTTTTCTCTTAAATTGAGAGAAGATTTGATATTAAATGCTTGTTCCTATTTATTTTTCATAGTGCGAGCCAATTAGGAGTTATTCCTAATTGCCCAGAGCTATAATTGGCTGCCTTAAAGTTCTGTAATTGCTTCCTCATGCTTTGAGTCATGTTCATCATCTTTGCTCGATGCCCTCCTTGCACAACTCCCAATACTTGCTTCTTGGTTAAGAATTATGGCAGCCTGGTGTTCTTTTCCATTCGGTTGGCTTATTGAATTCTGTTCTCTTTGCAAAATGGGTTCTATTTTTTGGTTTTGTTCATGTTTTATAGTCCTTACGTCTTTAGTGTTTGGTTCATTTTCAGCATTCTCATAACTTTGTGACGCCTGTTCACTTTTGACAGGagaaacactttttgtagtctCCATTTTGTTTATGTTCTGGTCATCTTTTAAGCAATAGACAATTGAGCTTTGCTTGCTTTCTGCGCTTTCCTCACTTCCTGTGCGCTTTTCACTCTGGGCGCTCTGTTTACTTCCTGTGCTCTGCTTACTTTCTGTGTTCTGTTCACTTCCTGTGCTCTGCTTACTTCCTGTGTTCTGTTCACTTCCTGTGCTCTGTTTACTTCCTGTGCTCTGTTCACTTCCTGTGCTCTGTTCACTTCCTGCTGTCTGTTCACTTCCTGTGCTCTGTTCACTTCCTGTGCTCTGCTTACTTCCTGTGTTCTGTTCACCTCCTGTACTCTGCTTACTTCTTGTGTTCTGTTCACTTCCTGTGCTCTGTTTACTTCTTGTGCTCTGTTCACTTCCTGTGCTCTGTTCACTTACTGTGGTCTGTTCACTTCCTGTGCTCTGTTCACTTCCTGTGCTCTGCTTACTTCCTGTGTTCTGTTCACTTCCTGTGCTCTGCTTACTTCCTGTGTTCTGTTCACTTCCTGTGCTCTGTTTACTTCCTGTGCTCTGTTCACTTCCTGTGCCCTGTTCACTTCCTGTGGTCTGTTCACTTTCTGTGCTCTGTTCACTTCCTGTGCTTTGTTTACTTGCTGTTTTCTGTTCACTTGATGTTTGCTGTTCGCTTCCTGTCATTAGCTCACTTTTTGTGCTCTGatccatttttgttttttgctcAGCGTTGTGCTCATATACTATTCTAAACAAGCTTTTTGCGCTTTTGTCATTTCCAGTGCTTTGTATATTGTTTAAATTTTGTTCACACCTTGTGAATTGCTCACAATTCATACTTTGTCCTCTACCTACTCTTTCTTCAGCTTCTAGTATCTGAtaacttttagtaatttgatTCTTCTCTGCACCCCCTTCAGTTGTTGTACTCTGGTTACCTTTCACATTCACTTCCAATCCTGTGTCtggagaacttcttgttttttGCTCTTCTTTTGGCTTCTGCTCCTTTACTGCACTCGGTTCCCCCTGCCATTTTTTGTTCTCCTCATTATCTGGTAGATCCTCATTTGTTGTGCTTGACTTGCTGTCTgtgtttttcttcttttttaacATCAGTTTATTTTGAGATTTGTCATcactttttgtatatttttcatCACAAAGTTCACATTTCAGTGGTAAATCTTGTTCATAATTGATGCATATAGTAGGTTTCAGACCTTGTTGAGTTTCTGTATCTGCAATGAACTGAAAAGTTGTATCAGCTTTTTGATCTACATCGTCGGTTTTACACTCTTCCAAACAGTTGTTTTGGgcattcaaatatttttcatCACAAGTGTTTGAATGATCTTCCTCTTTTCCTTGACATCTTTCACCTTGGCTATGCATGATGTCGGTTTTAGAATTTATCTTCCGATCAATTTCTAATTCATTTGAATCTATAGAGCTCACTGTAAGGTTTTCACTTTTTGAACAATCTTCATTGGTTGTGGATGGAGTCTGACGACTCTTAGTGCTCCATTCACTTTCTAAACTGATTGATGTTTTTCCATCTTCACTCTCAGAGGTCTGTGCAGAATCCAAGTACTCTCCTCCCTCGCTACCAGTTGAACTTTCGGTTTCAGTTTCACCAGTACTACTCTGCTGACTTTTAGAACTTTTCTCGTTCTTGGTGATTACCTTCCTACCAGATTCTTGTTCAtactttttttgtttgtttgcttcaAGATCCTTCTTAGGTTTTTTCTAAAAACAATAATTGATGTGAAGTAGTCAGTTTAACTTATTTAGACTCTGAATTTACTTTGCTTTTACTCAAGCCGTCACTACCATTCAGCTTTTTTTATAatcaaaactaaaacaaaagGTTTAtttaaggttttttattattaaagatGAGCTTGTCAGGCGGTTTTTGGTATTATTCTACGATTtgcttttttgatttttgagtTGATGTGACGGCcagcatgtttcaagattaatttgacaaaacttgatctcagttaaaacactcagatccagcgaaagtgtgattatgatgcctatagttgtaaagagactgacagaatagaagTGAGTAATGCTGCAACatgaatgcaatagccaatcTCAACTATAACACCGAGATCATCTAGTTACATCATTTCACACGGGTTTCGCTTCTGAGCACTTTAAccttgatcaagttttgttgatttttatctGTAGACATCCTGGCAATCAAGTCACCACAAGcaaaaaaacaactgcaaataaTAGAATACTGATACGTTCTGATAAAATCTTGTAgaaatttgtgtaagttcatctttaacatTGGTCATGTCAACTTATAGCTAAAATAGGATATAAGGAGTTGTTTACTCTCAGTGTAATATGCTTCCATCCAAATGAATTATTGAAGCAGCAAAACATTTAgaattaaataaatatgtttaacAACCTTAATAAATCTGTTCCAGATGAAGTATACAGGCAGGGCTATGTAGAATGCCCAAGATGCTATGAGAACAGAGGCTATTGGCAGTATTATTGACAAATCGCTGTCAGGCTGTCTGGCTATCGACTTCACAACCAACAAGGAGATCATT
Coding sequences within:
- the LOC137402808 gene encoding dentin sialophosphoprotein-like, whose translation is MKNGLTFGSESSTQVTVIHPEEEILTIYYQQPPTQRSVLLFINKELNSFNVSVESSQRSVATVSEMGKEQVTVTSCQGKTYHNVTEYEGHMLSASGNESIQELGTCYNLSFYCTSVYLGYSTLNFSASLDNSTEVFDVGNIRLRTIRSHRPVDTAYDISLMILIVLIKIATGNDLDFETIKSHLKKPKAPFVAFVSQFTIMPLVSYGIIWVMGFTGAKALGFFVLGCSPGGGHSNMYSKLFNADLSLSATMTTLNTFASLGALPAWLYTLGLTIPADDGMGRIKIPFLGILRSLITIILPLTVGALIRFKFPKVANLLRKWLKVLFVLIIVYFYTFGLYVNIYTFYGWNARVVVAACILPYGGYILGALLAWILRFDWKLIKTISIETGAQNVMISLLVVKSIARQPDSDLSIILPIASVLIASWAFYIALPVYFIWNRFIKKKPKKDLEANKQKKYEQESGRKVITKNEKSSKSQQSSTGETETESSTGSEGGEYLDSAQTSESEDGKTSISLESEWSTKSRQTPSTTNEDCSKSENLTVSSIDSNELEIDRKINSKTDIMHSQGERCQGKEEDHSNTCDEKYLNAQNNCLEECKTDDVDQKADTTFQFIADTETQQGLKPTICINYEQDLPLKCELCDEKYTKSDDKSQNKLMLKKKKNTDSKSSTTNEDLPDNEENKKWQGEPSAVKEQKPKEEQKTRSSPDTGLEVNVKGNQSTTTEGGAEKNQITKSYQILEAEERVGRGQSMNCEQFTRCEQNLNNIQSTGNDKSAKSLFRIVYEHNAEQKTKMDQSTKSELMTGSEQQTSSEQKTASKQSTGSEQSTESEQTTGSEQGTGSEQSTGSKQSTGSEQNTGSKQSTGSEQNTGSKQSTGSEQSTGSEQTTVSEQSTGSEQSTRSKQSTGSEQNTRSKQSTGGEQNTGSKQSTGSEQSTGSEQTAGSEQSTGSEQSTGSKQSTGSEQNTGSKQSTGSEQNTESKQSTGSKQSAQSEKRTGSEESAESKQSSIVYCLKDDQNINKMETTKSVSPVKSEQASQSYENAENEPNTKDVRTIKHEQNQKIEPILQREQNSISQPNGKEHQAAIILNQEASIGSCARRASSKDDEHDSKHEEAITEL